A single region of the Streptomyces sp. AM 4-1-1 genome encodes:
- the panD gene encoding aspartate 1-decarboxylase produces the protein MHRTMLHSKIHRATVTQADLHYVGSVTIDRTLMDAADLLPGEQVDIVDIDNGNRLTTYVIEGERDSGTIGINGAAARLISPGDLVIIIGYQVLDDRAARTARPHVVFVDEGNRPLSVGADPAEVPDFTEAARLIRGDVTEGAAR, from the coding sequence ATGCACCGCACCATGCTGCACAGCAAGATCCACAGGGCCACGGTCACGCAGGCGGACCTGCACTACGTCGGTTCGGTGACGATCGACCGCACGCTGATGGACGCCGCCGACCTCCTGCCCGGCGAACAGGTCGACATCGTCGACATCGACAACGGCAACCGGCTCACCACCTACGTCATCGAAGGCGAGCGCGACAGCGGCACCATCGGCATCAACGGGGCGGCCGCGCGGCTGATCTCCCCCGGCGACCTGGTCATCATCATCGGATACCAGGTCCTGGACGACCGGGCGGCCCGGACGGCGCGTCCGCACGTGGTGTTCGTCGACGAAGGCAACCGTCCGCTCTCGGTCGGGGCCGACCCCGCCGAAGTACCCGATTTCACGGAGGCGGCGCGGTTGATCCGCGGCGACGTGACCGAAGGAGCCGCACGATGA
- a CDS encoding DUF397 domain-containing protein: protein MNSADLTHAAWRKSSRSNGQANCVETAALPDGDHAVRDSKRKSGPVLRFPASGWEAFIDGTKNGSFDTL, encoded by the coding sequence GTGAACAGTGCCGACCTGACACACGCGGCCTGGCGCAAGAGCAGCCGCAGCAACGGACAGGCGAACTGCGTCGAAACCGCTGCCCTGCCCGACGGCGATCACGCGGTCCGCGACAGCAAGAGGAAGAGCGGACCTGTACTGCGCTTCCCGGCGTCGGGGTGGGAGGCGTTCATCGACGGAACGAAGAACGGCTCGTTCGACACGCTGTAG
- a CDS encoding ATP-binding protein has protein sequence MADEPPYGPRSVCFLDQLSLPAAHTAVSASRHFLRFALSKWRTAPVEDDVLLIASELVTNAVTAANAVTVTGTPAGRPTRDGREGGDLVTVRLVGLRGRVVIEVWDESDELPVLRAADDESENGRGLFIVQRLATSWGSCRSAGGKVTWAELPVRATVPSPCPVGRPGGLPPGGGGAAEPDAGSDVGPDAEPW, from the coding sequence ATGGCTGACGAACCTCCGTACGGGCCGCGGAGCGTGTGCTTCCTCGATCAGCTGTCGCTGCCCGCCGCACACACCGCGGTGTCGGCGTCGCGTCACTTCCTCCGGTTCGCCCTGTCAAAGTGGCGGACGGCTCCTGTCGAGGACGATGTGCTCCTGATCGCGTCCGAGTTGGTGACCAACGCCGTCACCGCGGCCAACGCCGTCACCGTGACCGGCACGCCGGCCGGACGGCCGACCCGGGACGGGCGTGAGGGCGGCGACCTCGTCACCGTGCGCCTGGTCGGGCTGCGGGGCCGGGTGGTCATCGAGGTGTGGGACGAGTCCGACGAACTTCCCGTGCTCAGGGCTGCCGACGACGAGTCGGAGAACGGGCGTGGCCTCTTCATCGTCCAGCGGCTGGCGACGAGTTGGGGGAGCTGTCGCAGTGCGGGCGGCAAGGTGACGTGGGCGGAACTGCCGGTACGCGCGACGGTTCCCTCGCCGTGTCCGGTGGGTCGGCCCGGTGGGCTGCCTCCGGGCGGTGGTGGGGCGGCAGAGCCGGACGCGGGGTCGGACGTGGGGCCGGACGCGGAACCTTGGTAG
- a CDS encoding methyltransferase domain-containing protein, with the protein MSPRARAAGIARLLDEVSKARTRPVPESWRDAFHSAPRDAFLPRRLWWRDEDGEYRLCDRDRSPDDWLVAAYSDVPLITRFVTESDGTRSPASSASMPSTVLRLLEGARLTDGMRVLEIGTGTGYNTALLSARLGADAVTSVEIDAALAARARTNLAQLSFTPTLLCGDGAEGHASDAPYDRVLATCSVRSVPVAWLDQTRTGGGIVTPWDSSWCCYGTLHLVKREDGGAVGRFAAYGSYMLISGQRTDVELHRDVLRDGQRPEKGTTGLSPWAVAGTDLDAQFHLGLTVPGAWYSWDTGTEEAHTRLWLADDSAGSWASVDYDGEQTATFRTAQHGPRRLWDEVVTAHRQWVLAGRPTVDRYGMTVTADTHRAWLDDPGHPLG; encoded by the coding sequence GTGAGTCCCCGCGCCCGTGCGGCGGGGATCGCGCGGCTCCTGGACGAGGTCTCGAAGGCTCGAACGCGACCGGTTCCGGAGAGTTGGCGGGACGCCTTTCACTCCGCGCCCCGGGACGCCTTCCTGCCACGGCGTCTGTGGTGGCGAGACGAAGACGGTGAATACCGGCTGTGCGACCGGGACCGCAGCCCGGACGACTGGCTGGTCGCGGCCTACTCCGACGTACCGTTGATCACGCGGTTCGTCACGGAGTCGGACGGCACACGCTCACCGGCGTCCTCCGCGTCGATGCCGAGCACCGTCCTGCGCCTGCTGGAGGGCGCCCGACTGACCGACGGCATGCGCGTGTTGGAAATCGGTACGGGAACCGGGTACAACACCGCACTGCTCAGCGCGCGACTCGGCGCGGACGCGGTGACCTCCGTGGAGATCGACGCCGCCCTCGCCGCCCGCGCCCGGACCAACCTCGCCCAACTCTCGTTCACCCCGACGCTGTTGTGCGGGGACGGCGCCGAGGGGCATGCGTCCGACGCCCCGTACGACCGCGTCCTGGCCACCTGCTCGGTGCGGTCGGTTCCGGTGGCGTGGCTGGACCAGACACGGACGGGCGGCGGCATCGTCACCCCGTGGGACAGCTCGTGGTGCTGCTACGGCACGCTCCACCTGGTCAAACGGGAGGACGGTGGCGCGGTCGGCCGGTTCGCGGCGTACGGCTCGTACATGCTCATCAGCGGTCAGCGCACGGACGTCGAACTGCACCGGGACGTACTGCGCGACGGACAGCGCCCCGAAAAGGGCACCACCGGCCTTTCCCCGTGGGCCGTCGCGGGGACCGATCTCGACGCGCAGTTCCACCTCGGCCTGACGGTGCCCGGCGCCTGGTACTCCTGGGACACCGGGACCGAGGAGGCACACACCAGGCTGTGGCTGGCGGACGACTCGGCCGGCAGTTGGGCGAGCGTCGACTACGACGGCGAGCAGACCGCCACGTTCCGCACGGCGCAGCATGGACCGCGCCGCCTGTGGGACGAGGTCGTGACGGCCCACCGGCAGTGGGTCCTGGCCGGGCGGCCGACGGTCGACCGGTACGGGATGACGGTCACGGCGGATACGCACAGGGCGTGGCTCGACGATCCGGGGCACCCCCTCGGCTGA
- a CDS encoding TrkA C-terminal domain-containing protein has protein sequence MGTRHTSLPGVGAQYDFTTESGQHISVVVHHDGRRFIGFYDQDDPDSCRLSVELTTGEATALSHLIDAAPIDAVRTEGIDLVTEHLPVGTRSPYGGRLLGDTKARTRTGASIVAVLRTHSAHPSPGPDFRLAIGDTLVVVGTREGVDALSDIIAEG, from the coding sequence ATGGGAACCCGTCACACATCGCTGCCAGGAGTCGGTGCGCAGTACGACTTCACCACCGAGTCCGGGCAGCACATCTCCGTGGTCGTCCATCACGACGGGCGGCGCTTCATCGGGTTCTACGACCAGGACGACCCAGATTCGTGCCGGTTGTCGGTGGAACTGACGACCGGGGAAGCCACCGCACTCTCGCATCTCATCGATGCCGCGCCCATCGACGCCGTACGGACCGAGGGCATCGACCTCGTCACCGAACACCTCCCCGTCGGGACGCGCTCGCCGTACGGCGGGCGGCTGCTCGGGGACACGAAGGCGCGTACCCGGACCGGGGCCTCGATCGTGGCCGTGCTGCGCACCCACAGCGCGCATCCGTCGCCCGGACCGGACTTCCGGCTGGCCATCGGGGACACGCTCGTCGTCGTCGGTACTCGCGAGGGCGTTGATGCGCTCTCAGACATCATCGCGGAGGGCTGA
- a CDS encoding cation:proton antiporter yields the protein MHDTTALLVELGSVILGLGIIGRFAGRVGLSPIPLYLLAGLAFGQGGLLPLGASEEFTAVGAEIGVILLLLLLGLEYSASELVTSLKTQYPSGAVDFVLNATPGAVAALLLGWGPVGAVALAGVTWISSSGVIAKVLADLGRLGNRETPVILGVLVIEDLSMAVYLPLLTAMLAGVGLAGGSIALLVALGTVGFVLYLALRHGRLISRAVSSDNPEMLLLVVLGLTVLVAGVAQELQVSAAVGAFLVGIALSGEVAEGARKLLTPLRDLFAAVFFVFFGLSTNPAEIPPVLLPALLLAAVTVLTKIATGWYAARRAGIGARGRWRAGGTLVARGEFSIVIAGLAVATEPRIGPIATAYVLILVIVGPLTARWTQPVVAKILALRGKEIESVPVSAVSLPGARKPSEHEDMTPERAGPAD from the coding sequence GTGCACGACACGACAGCATTGCTGGTGGAGCTGGGCTCCGTCATCCTGGGGCTCGGCATCATCGGACGGTTCGCCGGGCGGGTGGGGCTCTCGCCGATCCCGCTCTATCTGCTGGCCGGTCTGGCCTTCGGCCAGGGCGGGCTGCTGCCGCTCGGGGCGAGTGAGGAGTTCACCGCCGTCGGCGCCGAGATCGGCGTCATCCTGCTGCTGCTCCTGCTCGGGCTGGAGTACAGCGCCTCCGAGCTGGTCACCAGTCTCAAGACGCAGTACCCGTCCGGCGCCGTCGACTTCGTGCTCAACGCCACTCCCGGCGCGGTCGCCGCGCTGCTCCTCGGCTGGGGGCCCGTCGGAGCCGTCGCGCTCGCCGGGGTCACCTGGATCTCGTCGTCCGGTGTGATCGCCAAGGTCCTCGCCGACCTCGGACGCCTCGGCAACCGCGAGACGCCCGTCATCCTCGGTGTCCTCGTCATCGAGGACCTGTCGATGGCCGTCTATCTGCCCCTGCTCACCGCGATGCTCGCCGGCGTCGGCCTCGCGGGTGGCAGCATCGCGCTCCTCGTCGCGCTCGGGACCGTCGGATTCGTCCTCTACCTGGCGCTGCGCCACGGGCGGCTCATCAGCCGCGCCGTCTCCTCCGACAACCCCGAGATGCTGCTCCTCGTCGTCCTCGGACTGACCGTCCTGGTCGCCGGGGTGGCGCAGGAGTTGCAGGTCTCCGCGGCCGTCGGGGCGTTCCTCGTCGGCATAGCGCTCTCCGGGGAGGTCGCCGAGGGCGCGCGCAAGCTGCTGACGCCGTTGCGCGACCTGTTCGCGGCCGTGTTCTTCGTCTTCTTCGGGCTCTCGACCAATCCGGCCGAGATCCCGCCCGTACTCCTGCCGGCCCTGCTGCTGGCCGCCGTGACCGTCCTCACCAAGATCGCCACCGGGTGGTACGCCGCCCGGCGCGCCGGAATCGGTGCGCGCGGGCGTTGGCGGGCGGGCGGAACGCTCGTCGCCCGTGGTGAGTTCTCGATCGTCATCGCCGGTCTCGCCGTGGCCACCGAGCCGCGTATCGGGCCCATCGCCACCGCGTACGTGCTCATCCTCGTCATCGTCGGCCCGCTCACCGCGCGCTGGACCCAGCCCGTCGTCGCCAAGATCCTGGCCCTGCGCGGCAAGGAGATCGAGAGCGTGCCGGTGAGCGCGGTGTCCCTGCCCGGGGCCCGTAAGCCGTCCGAGCACGAGGACATGACACCCGAACGCGCGGGGCCCGCCGACTGA
- the tgmC gene encoding ATP-grasp peptide maturase system methyltransferase, with protein MPADPAALRLALAQEVDAATPTLDPGWRDAVAAVPRELFLGSAAFRPAGAGWEPVHRAEVGEEEWLRMVHSDRTWVTQVEEKDAANSTGPVSGSPTSSATLPSLVVRTAQVAELRPGRRILEVGTGTGYSTAVLCHRLGSENIVSIEYDADLAASAAAHLGNAGYTPTLAVGDGLLGCREHADYDAIIATCSVRYIPHSWFWQLNDGGSITTTICGWMLAAGLIRLALDDEGTAHGRFTDDTITYMLARPHERPPRPVFFRQDGDTRRARLDPGLLEEWAGRFVAQLAAPSAELMTTGSGIILRDVATGSQAWTEPDDGGWSVHQHGPLHLWDQVEGALLLWQDAGAPDLTQFGMTATPFEQTVWIGSPEGPNWQLPV; from the coding sequence GTGCCCGCTGACCCCGCCGCGCTGCGCCTCGCCCTGGCCCAGGAGGTCGACGCCGCCACTCCCACGCTCGATCCCGGATGGCGCGACGCCGTCGCGGCTGTTCCCAGGGAGCTGTTCCTCGGCTCCGCCGCCTTCCGCCCCGCCGGAGCGGGGTGGGAGCCCGTCCACCGGGCGGAGGTCGGGGAGGAGGAGTGGCTGCGGATGGTTCACTCCGACCGGACGTGGGTCACCCAGGTCGAGGAGAAGGACGCCGCCAATTCTACGGGTCCGGTCTCCGGAAGCCCCACTTCGTCGGCCACCCTGCCCTCTCTGGTGGTGCGCACCGCCCAGGTGGCAGAGCTGCGGCCAGGCCGGAGAATCCTCGAAGTGGGCACCGGCACCGGGTACTCCACCGCGGTCCTGTGCCATCGGCTCGGGTCCGAGAACATCGTCAGCATCGAGTACGACGCCGACCTCGCGGCGAGCGCCGCCGCTCACCTGGGCAATGCCGGGTACACACCGACGCTCGCCGTCGGAGACGGCCTCCTGGGGTGCAGGGAGCACGCCGACTACGACGCGATCATCGCCACCTGCTCGGTGCGGTACATCCCGCACTCTTGGTTCTGGCAACTCAACGACGGTGGATCGATCACCACCACCATCTGCGGATGGATGCTGGCCGCAGGGTTGATTCGACTCGCCCTCGACGACGAGGGCACCGCCCACGGCCGGTTCACCGACGACACCATCACGTACATGCTGGCCCGTCCGCACGAACGCCCGCCGCGCCCGGTCTTCTTCCGGCAGGACGGCGACACCCGTCGCGCGCGTCTGGACCCTGGGCTGCTGGAGGAGTGGGCGGGGCGCTTCGTCGCCCAGCTCGCGGCGCCCTCCGCCGAGCTGATGACCACCGGCTCCGGCATCATCCTCCGCGACGTCGCGACCGGCTCACAGGCGTGGACCGAACCTGACGACGGGGGATGGTCCGTGCACCAGCATGGACCACTGCACCTCTGGGACCAGGTGGAAGGGGCCCTTCTTCTCTGGCAGGACGCGGGAGCGCCGGATCTGACACAGTTCGGCATGACCGCCACGCCCTTCGAGCAGACGGTGTGGATCGGCTCACCGGAGGGCCCGAACTGGCAGCTCCCCGTCTGA
- a CDS encoding helix-turn-helix transcriptional regulator → MTETTTGSTVPRRQLGRHLRDLRNQARITVRAAAKHLEWSEPKIWRIETGQTSLRSLDVEAMCRVYGAPGELTQALMGLAKETKGRGWWHSYGDVIPEGFDLYIGLEEAAQQLSWYESELVPGLLQTADYARTLIQADNPGVDDEEIQRRVHVRIQRQTLLTRATAAPKVDVALNEAVLRRPVGGDKVMVNQLERLVHLNNLDNVSIRVVPFSAGLHAGIMSGPFVTMRFPSTGDGRNTEPPTVYVEGFTGALYLDKPNEIERYDVAFTSIRGSALDEAGSTSLLKQAARELSK, encoded by the coding sequence ATGACTGAGACGACAACCGGTTCGACCGTCCCCCGCAGACAACTCGGCCGTCATCTGCGCGATCTGCGTAATCAGGCTCGAATCACCGTCCGGGCGGCAGCGAAACACCTGGAATGGTCGGAGCCCAAGATCTGGCGCATCGAGACGGGCCAGACGTCCCTCCGCAGCCTCGACGTCGAGGCCATGTGCAGGGTGTACGGAGCGCCCGGCGAGCTGACTCAGGCGCTGATGGGCCTCGCGAAGGAGACGAAGGGCCGGGGCTGGTGGCACTCGTACGGTGATGTGATTCCGGAGGGCTTCGACCTGTACATCGGGCTGGAAGAGGCCGCGCAGCAGTTGTCCTGGTACGAGAGTGAGCTTGTGCCCGGTCTGCTTCAAACCGCTGACTACGCGCGTACGTTGATCCAGGCGGACAACCCGGGCGTCGACGACGAAGAGATCCAGCGCCGCGTACATGTCCGCATCCAACGACAGACGTTGCTGACGCGCGCCACAGCCGCGCCCAAGGTCGACGTGGCACTGAACGAGGCAGTGCTACGCCGGCCCGTGGGCGGTGACAAAGTCATGGTGAACCAGCTCGAACGGCTGGTTCACTTGAACAACCTGGACAACGTATCCATCCGCGTCGTGCCGTTCTCCGCCGGTCTGCACGCCGGAATCATGTCCGGGCCGTTCGTCACCATGCGCTTCCCGAGCACCGGTGACGGACGGAACACCGAACCGCCCACTGTCTATGTGGAGGGCTTCACCGGAGCGCTCTACCTCGACAAACCCAACGAGATCGAACGCTACGACGTAGCGTTCACATCCATCCGGGGCTCTGCGCTTGACGAAGCGGGCAGCACGAGCCTCCTCAAGCAAGCAGCGAGGGAGCTGAGCAAGTGA
- a CDS encoding TauD/TfdA family dioxygenase, whose protein sequence is MSHSPVSILSQIDFNGQALTDELLSRTFHQLMDEHGYVLMCNVTEEFDPVRFCRVLGSFVPNYTGAVVGDVRPEPGMDDVYHAGNTRPLTPHSEGYDFAFAPPRYIALWCITPASGPGGETTLMDTRPLVAALSEVERKQLLETDYEWKTTEGVQRMGLDLKTRHPILEENPPGGPRGPGGPGDSEGAGGGGVSEGVGGAAGSGVSGGARDIVRFSCNNLIRDDDDFAAELQDRWHVAFDREHIAVEYHERDMLIWDNWRLLHARNAFSDRSRHLRRIQIAG, encoded by the coding sequence GTGTCCCACTCGCCTGTCAGTATTCTGTCCCAGATCGACTTCAACGGTCAGGCGCTGACCGATGAACTGCTGTCGAGAACATTCCACCAACTCATGGATGAGCATGGCTATGTGCTCATGTGCAACGTGACAGAGGAATTCGACCCGGTCCGGTTCTGCCGGGTACTGGGAAGCTTCGTGCCGAACTACACGGGCGCGGTGGTGGGTGACGTCCGGCCGGAACCGGGTATGGACGACGTCTACCACGCCGGCAACACCCGCCCCCTGACCCCGCACTCCGAGGGCTACGACTTCGCCTTCGCCCCGCCCCGGTACATCGCCCTCTGGTGCATCACCCCGGCCTCCGGGCCCGGCGGCGAGACGACCCTCATGGACACCCGCCCCCTGGTGGCCGCCCTGTCCGAGGTCGAGCGCAAGCAGCTGCTGGAGACGGACTACGAGTGGAAGACCACGGAGGGGGTCCAGCGAATGGGCCTCGACCTGAAGACCCGCCACCCGATTCTCGAAGAGAATCCGCCGGGAGGTCCGAGGGGTCCGGGAGGTCCGGGAGATTCGGAAGGCGCGGGAGGCGGGGGAGTTTCGGAAGGCGTGGGAGGCGCGGCAGGTTCGGGAGTTTCGGGAGGCGCGCGGGACATCGTCCGGTTCAGTTGCAACAACCTGATCCGTGACGACGACGACTTCGCCGCGGAACTCCAGGACCGGTGGCACGTCGCTTTCGACCGCGAACACATCGCCGTCGAGTACCACGAGCGGGACATGCTGATCTGGGACAACTGGCGTCTGCTGCACGCGCGTAACGCTTTCAGCGACCGCAGTCGGCATCTGCGCCGCATTCAGATAGCCGGCTGA
- a CDS encoding MarR family winged helix-turn-helix transcriptional regulator — MAEQEQAVPADEPPGPGADAPRDDVDAVTHAVLTASRLLVAISARSLTAVEDRVTLPQFRLLVVLASHGDAKLVVLAERLGVNPSTAMRMLDRLIAAGLAERRTNPGNRRETVLRVTPEGSTLVDDVTAARRREIAAIVERLAPDRRTALVEALTAFTAAGSAVGTGTSVPGEGPEAYPLGWTSDPPARRGD, encoded by the coding sequence ATGGCCGAGCAGGAGCAGGCAGTCCCGGCGGACGAGCCACCCGGACCGGGGGCGGACGCCCCCCGGGACGACGTGGACGCCGTGACGCATGCCGTACTGACCGCGTCGAGGCTGCTCGTCGCGATCTCCGCCCGCTCGCTGACGGCGGTGGAGGACCGGGTGACGTTGCCCCAGTTCCGGCTGCTGGTGGTGCTCGCCTCGCACGGGGACGCCAAGCTGGTGGTGCTCGCCGAACGGCTGGGGGTGAACCCGTCGACGGCGATGCGGATGCTGGACCGGCTGATCGCGGCGGGCCTCGCCGAGCGACGGACCAACCCGGGCAACCGCCGGGAGACGGTGCTCAGGGTGACCCCGGAGGGGTCCACGCTCGTCGACGACGTGACGGCGGCCCGCCGTCGGGAGATCGCCGCGATCGTCGAACGGCTCGCTCCGGACCGACGGACCGCCTTGGTCGAGGCGTTGACGGCGTTCACGGCGGCGGGCTCGGCTGTGGGCACGGGGACATCCGTACCGGGGGAGGGCCCGGAGGCGTACCCCCTGGGCTGGACGTCCGACCCACCCGCCCGCCGGGGCGACTGA
- a CDS encoding DUF6002 family protein, which produces MTTTHPASPPTEASGPHSPSALTHYDTELRAILASAADAPALAGTDTGAFAPGWELPDPGPALNRFLAPSGISAHVLEETVDWRIGLLNLMHNPRTRTTKTFASLVIVARAVAHIRRTGEPVMILTPSSANKATALRDAVLRAHESGLATPAELRIVCVVPDTSTAKLWHSDLAADEGSRAANPIAVLRTDEPGEVKQLARAVVDEEARTLHARTGIRLWHSLDLRNYMVADAVRALFERDWLPAGERTHAHSVSSAFGLLGHFHGQQWHTGREWPAVGGQYFLVQHLGTPDMVASLCHGRFDHRPTWTFRDGAVHQSEDPHFPQRAHAPDEQLDATFYTHTPATSPRMNEIIRRQGGSGVVVSLMECLDRYPRIRHMLAPHGVQLPADPRDLREWSLVMALTGVLCGIDRGLVGTREVLVHGSGSYGVDDFRTADPRHLRRVGSLEDLRQVVRTAAA; this is translated from the coding sequence ATGACCACCACCCACCCCGCGTCACCGCCCACCGAGGCGTCCGGCCCGCACAGCCCGTCGGCGCTGACCCACTACGACACCGAGTTACGCGCGATCCTCGCCTCGGCGGCCGACGCCCCCGCCCTCGCCGGCACCGACACCGGCGCGTTCGCGCCCGGCTGGGAACTGCCCGACCCGGGACCCGCGCTGAACCGGTTCCTCGCTCCTTCCGGCATCAGCGCCCACGTCCTGGAGGAGACCGTGGACTGGCGGATCGGTCTGCTGAACCTGATGCACAACCCCCGCACCCGCACGACGAAGACCTTCGCGTCCCTGGTGATCGTCGCCCGCGCCGTGGCGCACATCCGGCGTACCGGCGAGCCCGTCATGATCCTCACCCCGTCGAGCGCGAACAAGGCCACCGCGCTCCGGGACGCGGTGCTGCGCGCCCATGAGTCGGGGCTGGCCACCCCCGCCGAACTGCGCATCGTCTGCGTCGTCCCGGACACCTCCACGGCCAAGCTGTGGCACTCGGACCTGGCCGCCGACGAAGGCTCCCGCGCGGCCAACCCGATCGCCGTGCTGCGCACCGACGAGCCGGGCGAGGTGAAGCAACTCGCCCGCGCGGTGGTCGACGAGGAGGCCCGGACGCTCCACGCCCGGACGGGAATTCGACTGTGGCACTCGCTGGACCTGCGCAACTACATGGTGGCGGACGCCGTACGGGCCCTGTTCGAACGCGACTGGCTGCCGGCCGGGGAACGCACCCACGCGCACTCGGTGTCCAGCGCCTTCGGCCTCCTGGGGCACTTCCACGGCCAGCAGTGGCACACCGGACGGGAATGGCCCGCCGTCGGCGGGCAGTACTTCCTGGTCCAGCACCTGGGCACCCCCGACATGGTGGCCAGTCTCTGTCACGGCCGCTTCGACCACCGCCCGACCTGGACCTTCCGCGACGGCGCGGTCCACCAGAGCGAGGACCCGCACTTCCCGCAGCGCGCCCACGCCCCCGACGAACAGCTCGACGCGACCTTCTACACGCACACGCCCGCCACCTCGCCGCGGATGAACGAGATCATCCGTCGGCAGGGAGGCAGCGGTGTGGTGGTCTCGCTCATGGAGTGCCTGGACCGCTACCCGCGCATCCGGCACATGCTCGCACCCCACGGCGTCCAACTGCCCGCCGATCCCCGGGACCTGCGCGAGTGGTCGCTGGTGATGGCCCTCACCGGGGTGCTGTGCGGGATCGACCGGGGACTGGTCGGCACCCGTGAGGTGCTCGTCCACGGTTCCGGCTCGTACGGCGTCGACGATTTCCGTACCGCCGACCCACGGCACCTGCGGCGCGTCGGGTCCCTGGAGGACCTGCGCCAGGTGGTCCGTACGGCAGCGGCCTGA
- a CDS encoding DUF397 domain-containing protein, giving the protein MNSADLTHAAWRKSSRSNGDANCVETAALPDGDHAVRDSKRKSGPVLRFPASGWEAFIDGTKNGSFDTL; this is encoded by the coding sequence GTGAACAGTGCCGACCTGACACACGCGGCCTGGCGCAAGAGCAGCCGCAGCAACGGTGACGCCAACTGCGTCGAAACCGCTGCCCTGCCCGACGGCGATCACGCGGTCCGCGACAGCAAGAGGAAGAGCGGACCCGTACTGCGCTTCCCGGCGTCGGGGTGGGAGGCGTTCATCGACGGAACGAAGAACGGCTCGTTCGACACGCTGTAG
- a CDS encoding recombinase family protein codes for MTPLIFGYMRVNDDMSDEEAARKQDAMSAYAEANGFQLAVVFHEYVSGAQTVFTEMVDVVRQARARHVIVTSYRELALNRSLQDAMTLHLSCAADADIISLDEC; via the coding sequence ATGACTCCACTGATCTTCGGATACATGCGTGTCAACGACGACATGAGTGATGAGGAGGCGGCGCGGAAGCAGGACGCCATGAGCGCCTACGCGGAGGCCAACGGGTTTCAGCTGGCGGTGGTGTTCCACGAGTACGTCTCAGGTGCGCAGACGGTGTTCACGGAGATGGTCGATGTCGTCAGACAGGCGCGGGCGCGGCATGTGATCGTGACCTCCTACCGGGAGTTGGCCCTCAACCGGTCCCTCCAGGACGCCATGACGCTCCATCTGTCCTGCGCCGCCGACGCCGACATCATCAGCCTGGACGAGTGCTGA